Proteins encoded within one genomic window of Acidithiobacillus sp. AMEEHan:
- a CDS encoding TIR domain-containing protein, with amino-acid sequence MEHQVALSFAGEDRAYVEIVAEELRARGVSVFYDRYEEVDLWGKDLYVHLSSVYRNKAQYTLMFISRHYQQKVWPNHERRAAQSRALDEGREYILPARFDDTEIPGLLPTTGFIDLRTHSPAQVARLVCEKLGRPETSIRADQVPPPKSPVLVGEARFNYSNFNGHFRIGEGTLEFNTHWSKASNTSIHCYTDSTNLRGLALAPRGITLAGIPPIEDLEFTSRVRSPEVGRFVVLQNVQGFYAALQIVEVKDDTRGDAEDSLHFKYWILPDGSAQFAQLVEC; translated from the coding sequence GTGGAACATCAAGTCGCACTCTCCTTCGCTGGCGAAGACAGAGCGTACGTCGAAATTGTCGCAGAGGAGCTCAGGGCTCGTGGGGTGTCGGTGTTCTATGACCGGTATGAAGAAGTGGATCTTTGGGGCAAGGATCTGTACGTGCACCTTAGCAGTGTTTACCGCAACAAGGCGCAGTACACGTTGATGTTCATCTCCCGTCATTATCAGCAAAAGGTCTGGCCCAACCACGAACGTCGTGCGGCCCAGTCGCGCGCGCTGGATGAGGGTAGGGAGTACATTCTCCCGGCCCGGTTCGATGACACGGAGATTCCTGGGCTACTGCCAACTACCGGGTTCATCGACCTGCGAACGCATTCACCCGCACAGGTAGCGCGGCTCGTTTGTGAGAAGCTCGGCCGGCCCGAGACCTCAATAAGGGCCGATCAGGTGCCGCCCCCGAAAAGTCCGGTGCTGGTAGGTGAAGCACGATTCAACTACTCCAACTTCAACGGGCACTTCCGCATTGGCGAAGGTACGCTTGAGTTCAACACGCACTGGAGCAAGGCTAGTAACACATCGATCCACTGCTACACAGACTCAACAAATCTGCGAGGGTTGGCATTGGCCCCGCGAGGTATAACGCTTGCAGGTATTCCGCCCATCGAAGACCTCGAATTCACGAGCCGCGTTCGGAGCCCCGAGGTTGGCCGGTTCGTGGTCCTACAGAACGTGCAGGGCTTTTACGCGGCGTTACAGATCGTTGAGGTAAAAGATGACACTCGCGGTGATGCTGAGGACAGCTTGCACTTCAAGTACTGGATTCTGCCAGATGGCTCCGCACAGTTTGCCCAACTCGTGGAGTGCTAA
- a CDS encoding PilZ domain-containing protein: MVEFLALTFLSGSRELLLPNPEDLGAANGQSAIFYTPDPGANGTLCHFLRWEGKEFLLEPAGPSFGEEKKLRKPLIFLLARPQILGFFADWKYSGEGLHHFELPTRVLARSARKQRRIPIEGNILMRSKNGRTLYGKLHDFSLGGASIFLDHDFLEPGEMVLVEFEIPECGNCETVATVARRERITHPIYPYLYGIYFNLTEAQRRKAEHLYLCKKAEQIKKVADSARDRFSGSVF, encoded by the coding sequence TTGGTCGAGTTCCTGGCACTTACATTCCTATCAGGATCCCGCGAACTCTTATTACCCAATCCGGAAGACTTGGGGGCAGCAAATGGGCAAAGTGCCATTTTTTACACCCCGGACCCGGGAGCCAACGGTACCCTGTGCCACTTTCTGCGCTGGGAAGGAAAAGAGTTTCTACTAGAGCCGGCCGGTCCCTCCTTCGGTGAAGAGAAAAAGCTACGTAAGCCACTCATCTTCCTGCTGGCACGGCCACAAATTTTGGGGTTCTTTGCGGACTGGAAGTATTCTGGCGAAGGTCTGCACCATTTTGAACTGCCCACCCGGGTGCTTGCCAGAAGCGCTCGTAAGCAACGGCGAATACCGATTGAAGGGAACATCCTGATGCGGTCCAAGAATGGCAGGACACTCTATGGCAAGCTGCACGACTTCAGCCTTGGGGGAGCCTCGATTTTCTTGGATCATGACTTCCTGGAGCCTGGAGAAATGGTGTTGGTGGAGTTCGAGATTCCGGAATGCGGGAATTGCGAAACCGTTGCTACCGTGGCACGGCGGGAGCGCATCACCCACCCGATCTACCCTTATTTGTACGGCATTTACTTTAATCTGACTGAGGCACAGCGGCGGAAAGCCGAGCATCTGTACCTCTGCAAAAAAGCCGAACAGATCAAAAAGGTGGCGGACTCCGCACGCGATCGGTTTTCCGGCAGTGTGTTTTAA
- a CDS encoding nitroreductase family protein, which translates to MPRNESLELDLVALLERRQTRRGFKKPIDDEKLGEFFWLSCRSRSSHSSPFGPDQESRVHPSAGALHPIHVLVSRSAGPWMRYDPVEHALIELPGSTNSAAAGRNAANRIFNLNQGVLLGLVAEPGKTEAKYDNHETLVWRDAGVLLGYMSLIAEALHLDFCPLGITGQTHLTDFLPEASRLQAAGLAVLGAD; encoded by the coding sequence ATGCCACGGAACGAATCACTTGAGTTGGACTTAGTCGCGCTGTTAGAGCGACGACAGACTCGGAGGGGCTTTAAGAAACCAATAGACGACGAAAAATTGGGTGAGTTCTTCTGGCTATCATGCCGCAGTCGTAGTTCTCATTCCAGTCCCTTCGGTCCTGACCAAGAGTCTCGAGTCCACCCATCAGCAGGTGCATTGCATCCTATCCACGTGCTCGTGTCTCGGAGCGCTGGGCCTTGGATGCGGTACGACCCGGTGGAGCATGCGCTCATTGAACTGCCCGGATCGACCAACAGTGCTGCAGCAGGCCGAAATGCTGCTAACCGTATTTTCAATCTGAACCAAGGTGTGCTTCTTGGGCTCGTGGCCGAGCCTGGGAAGACCGAAGCTAAGTATGATAACCATGAAACGCTAGTGTGGCGAGACGCCGGCGTATTGCTAGGCTACATGTCCCTCATTGCCGAAGCACTCCATCTGGATTTTTGCCCACTTGGTATTACAGGACAGACGCATCTGACGGACTTTCTCCCTGAAGCTTCCCGGTTACAAGCCGCTGGGTTGGCAGTTCTGGGGGCAGATTGA
- a CDS encoding ISL3 family transposase: MDQGNQLFTLALGLVPPWMVDDVRFTVEEKRLDLHVNFPRGSQFPCPVCGQDCPVYDTQEKVWRHLDFFQHAAYLHARVPRVHCPEHGVHLVSVPWAREGSGFTLLFEALVMAMVREMPVLTVSRLVRETDQRLWRVLDHYVAKAREAADMSEVHSVGIDETSSRRGHDYITLFVDLVAKRLLFATPGKDAETFAQFAEDLQAHGGSAEAITEVSMDLSPAFQKGAAEHLPNAQVTFDRFHLMKLVNEAVDAVRKGEALSQPDLKKSRWLWLKNPGKLSAKQSARLREILKNQNLKTAQAYQLRLTFQEIFTVQNRHQGATLLKAWVENVKDSGLPPMVKVAYTVMNHWDGVLRWFESQITNGILEGFNSLLQSAKAKARGYRTHKNFINMAYLILGKLDLRLPT, encoded by the coding sequence ATGGACCAAGGTAATCAACTGTTCACTCTGGCGTTGGGGTTGGTTCCGCCGTGGATGGTGGACGATGTGCGGTTCACGGTGGAGGAAAAGCGCCTGGACCTGCATGTGAACTTCCCAAGGGGTAGTCAGTTTCCCTGTCCGGTCTGCGGCCAGGACTGCCCGGTCTATGACACCCAGGAGAAGGTCTGGCGTCACCTCGACTTCTTCCAGCATGCGGCTTATCTCCATGCCCGCGTACCACGGGTCCATTGCCCGGAACACGGCGTGCATTTGGTATCCGTCCCTTGGGCGCGGGAAGGCTCGGGATTCACGCTGCTCTTTGAGGCTCTAGTCATGGCCATGGTCCGGGAGATGCCCGTGTTGACGGTCTCCCGCCTAGTGCGGGAGACGGACCAGCGACTCTGGCGGGTGCTCGATCATTACGTCGCCAAGGCCCGCGAGGCCGCGGACATGTCAGAGGTCCATTCCGTCGGTATCGATGAGACGAGCAGCCGGCGCGGCCATGATTACATCACCCTGTTTGTGGACCTCGTGGCGAAGCGCCTGCTGTTTGCCACACCCGGCAAGGATGCCGAGACTTTTGCGCAGTTCGCCGAAGATCTGCAGGCCCATGGCGGCAGCGCCGAGGCCATTACGGAGGTCAGCATGGACCTCTCGCCAGCCTTCCAAAAAGGGGCCGCAGAACACCTGCCCAACGCCCAGGTCACCTTCGATCGCTTTCACCTCATGAAGCTCGTCAATGAGGCCGTAGATGCCGTACGCAAGGGGGAAGCCCTCTCCCAACCAGACCTGAAAAAGAGCCGCTGGCTTTGGCTCAAGAACCCGGGAAAGCTCTCCGCCAAGCAAAGCGCCAGGCTCCGGGAGATCCTCAAGAACCAGAACCTCAAGACAGCACAGGCTTATCAGCTTCGCCTGACCTTCCAAGAAATCTTCACCGTCCAGAATCGCCACCAGGGCGCCACCCTGCTCAAGGCCTGGGTGGAAAACGTCAAGGACAGCGGATTACCGCCAATGGTCAAGGTCGCCTACACCGTCATGAATCACTGGGATGGTGTGCTCCGCTGGTTCGAGAGCCAGATCACCAACGGGATTCTGGAAGGCTTCAATAGCCTCCTCCAGTCCGCCAAGGCAAAAGCCCGTGGCTACCGTACCCACAAGAACTTTATCAACATGGCCTACCTGATCCTCGGTAAACTGGATCTCAGGCTACCCACATGA
- a CDS encoding 7-cyano-7-deazaguanine synthase, translating to MKTGLLLSGGMDSISIAWWKRPQWAATIDYGQKAAAAEKRSAAQICKVLRIEHEVITVDCSALGSGDMANTAPNAHATTSDWWPYRNQLLITLACMRAISREVQTLYIGTVKSDGESHRDGTPEFVRRMDDLLASQEGVLHIVAPAIEYTTAELVRTAAVPPGLLAWAHSCHKAEIACGNCRGCNKYLATFAELGSEYSSVA from the coding sequence ATGAAGACCGGGTTACTCTTATCTGGCGGCATGGATTCCATTTCAATCGCTTGGTGGAAACGGCCGCAATGGGCGGCGACAATCGACTATGGTCAGAAGGCCGCTGCCGCCGAAAAGCGCTCAGCGGCCCAGATCTGCAAGGTTCTCCGCATTGAGCACGAAGTCATTACCGTAGACTGCAGCGCACTCGGTTCTGGGGATATGGCTAACACCGCCCCTAATGCTCATGCGACAACTTCAGACTGGTGGCCCTATCGCAATCAGCTTCTTATTACGCTTGCCTGTATGCGAGCCATCTCACGCGAAGTGCAGACGCTCTATATCGGGACAGTAAAATCCGACGGTGAGAGTCATCGTGATGGCACACCAGAGTTCGTGAGACGTATGGATGACCTGTTAGCCTCCCAAGAAGGAGTTCTTCATATTGTCGCGCCAGCCATCGAATACACAACAGCAGAGCTTGTTAGGACAGCTGCAGTGCCCCCGGGTTTATTAGCCTGGGCACATAGCTGCCATAAAGCTGAAATCGCCTGCGGCAATTGCCGTGGCTGCAACAAGTACCTCGCCACATTTGCTGAGCTTGGGTCGGAATACTCGAGTGTTGCCTGA
- a CDS encoding DNA adenine methylase: protein MRYPGGKGKTYQHVINVMPPHAVYIETHLGGGAVMRHKRPAIRNIGIDADLKVIAAWSAEEIPGVEVVHSRAEDFLAHFDFHGDELIYLDPPYHPQVRRRTRVYSLDYSAEDHKQLIALLVSLPCMAILSGYANDLYNDSLVGWHTRTFHAKTHTDVREETLWFNFEPPKILHDSRYLGADFRARQTTKRRLQRLQDKVKRMDPIERAVFSQWLDEEYSSKVQSVAR, encoded by the coding sequence ATGAGATACCCTGGCGGCAAAGGAAAGACTTACCAGCACGTTATTAACGTGATGCCCCCGCATGCGGTCTACATTGAGACCCACCTTGGTGGCGGAGCGGTGATGCGTCACAAGCGGCCAGCAATACGCAACATTGGGATTGATGCGGATTTAAAGGTCATCGCAGCATGGTCTGCCGAGGAAATACCAGGTGTCGAAGTTGTGCACAGCAGGGCCGAGGACTTTCTCGCTCACTTCGATTTCCACGGAGATGAACTGATATATTTGGATCCTCCGTATCATCCGCAGGTTCGACGGAGGACACGTGTCTATAGTCTGGATTACTCTGCCGAGGATCACAAACAACTTATTGCGCTACTCGTGTCTTTGCCCTGTATGGCCATTTTGTCGGGATACGCAAATGACCTGTATAACGATTCACTTGTTGGATGGCATACACGTACTTTTCACGCCAAAACTCATACTGACGTACGAGAGGAAACCCTGTGGTTTAACTTCGAACCGCCCAAGATTCTGCATGATAGCCGGTACCTGGGTGCCGACTTTAGAGCGCGCCAGACGACTAAGCGCCGGCTCCAGCGACTGCAGGATAAAGTTAAACGCATGGATCCTATCGAACGGGCGGTCTTCTCTCAATGGCTAGACGAGGAATATTCCAGCAAGGTGCAAAGCGTGGCGCGATGA
- a CDS encoding PfkB family carbohydrate kinase, which produces MNDYAAQIIRENSAWFGQFRIMQEKIPDIVTFNYLYDMAVPDIRGVPVQPYAPMCVTEDKVVRFGMLEGDAVVKADWVVYDPQNAHKGIPFGANGSTANHLALVLNTYEAGKMANMLGGHPSKIAPVLADQQCAEVVVIKMGPEGAFVWTPDEAVQVPAFRTSSVWKIGSGDCFVAHFANAWMHDGKTPRLAAEAASLATAYYCETQGFPTADILATKRFPVVRPSIAYIEGRRLQVYLAGPFFDLAQVWMVEQARANLQHMGLRVLSPYHDIGLGSAWDVVASDLKGIQESDLVLAITDGLDAGTVYEIGYARALNKPVIVYSERHKGEALKMMEGSGCIICNNYTTALYSTLWEAVTI; this is translated from the coding sequence ATGAACGACTATGCCGCCCAAATTATTAGAGAAAATAGTGCATGGTTTGGACAATTCAGAATAATGCAGGAAAAAATACCTGACATTGTTACTTTCAACTATTTGTACGATATGGCGGTGCCGGACATTCGAGGGGTCCCAGTGCAGCCATACGCTCCGATGTGCGTGACTGAGGATAAGGTTGTTCGTTTCGGCATGCTCGAAGGTGACGCAGTAGTGAAAGCCGATTGGGTGGTTTACGACCCTCAGAACGCACATAAGGGGATACCATTCGGTGCTAATGGATCAACTGCCAATCACCTTGCTCTTGTCTTAAATACTTACGAAGCTGGCAAGATGGCTAATATGCTGGGTGGGCATCCGTCCAAGATAGCGCCCGTGCTCGCGGACCAACAATGTGCGGAAGTAGTTGTGATAAAAATGGGGCCGGAAGGCGCTTTCGTTTGGACCCCAGATGAGGCCGTGCAGGTACCAGCATTTAGAACAAGCAGTGTCTGGAAAATCGGCTCAGGCGATTGCTTCGTCGCTCACTTCGCAAACGCGTGGATGCACGACGGTAAAACACCAAGATTGGCTGCGGAAGCGGCATCTTTAGCTACAGCCTATTACTGTGAGACACAAGGCTTCCCAACTGCAGATATTCTTGCGACGAAAAGATTTCCTGTCGTGCGGCCTTCTATCGCCTATATCGAAGGTAGACGCCTACAGGTCTATTTGGCTGGACCATTCTTCGATTTGGCACAGGTATGGATGGTAGAACAAGCACGCGCTAATCTGCAACACATGGGGTTACGTGTATTATCTCCGTACCACGACATCGGGCTCGGTAGCGCTTGGGATGTTGTTGCCAGCGACCTCAAAGGCATCCAAGAATCAGACTTGGTTCTGGCCATTACCGACGGTCTTGATGCGGGAACAGTTTACGAAATTGGTTATGCGCGGGCGTTAAACAAGCCCGTTATCGTGTATAGCGAGCGGCACAAAGGTGAAGCACTGAAGATGATGGAAGGGTCCGGATGCATCATCTGTAATAACTACACCACCGCGCTTTACTCGACCCTATGGGAGGCGGTCACAATATGA
- a CDS encoding ISNCY family transposase, translating into MEKRIEMNERELERLKVLERVLAGDLDQKQAAMRLGLTDRQVRRLMRRYECEGAAGLISRRRGKPSNRRLAPAVKETILARVPERYADFGPTLAVEYLRGEGLRVSKETLRGWMVEAGLWKARQKRSLRLHPPRPRRVRRGELIQIDGSPHDWFEGRGPRCCLIAFIDDATSQVTFARFVPVESTQAYLDVLKAYVTTYGCPAALYSDRHGIFTKHDPEDGKPTQFQRATASLGMETIQALTPQAKGRVERLFQTLQDRLVKAMRLADIADIEAANVFLTGYLPEHNARFAVAPLDPADAHQSYEGEASELARICAIQHTRTLSKDLVLSFRRQRYIVQTNGAPRYALRGKRITVVEYGDGRVELLAGQEILPYKVFDPAQDVFTAVDDKTLNARVDAILKTRQPKEKGRPGPDHPWRRAFATPAPGDKTSAPNRTSLFCPEPDISTLP; encoded by the coding sequence ATGGAGAAGCGGATCGAGATGAACGAGCGAGAGCTGGAACGGCTGAAGGTGCTTGAGCGGGTACTCGCTGGGGATCTTGATCAGAAGCAGGCGGCGATGAGGTTGGGGCTGACGGATCGGCAGGTCAGAAGACTGATGAGGCGCTATGAGTGCGAGGGTGCGGCAGGGCTCATCAGTCGGCGACGGGGGAAGCCCTCCAATCGGCGCCTTGCGCCGGCGGTCAAGGAAACGATCCTAGCGCGGGTGCCAGAGCGCTACGCGGACTTTGGTCCGACGTTGGCGGTGGAGTATTTGCGTGGGGAAGGCTTGCGGGTCTCCAAGGAGACGTTGCGCGGCTGGATGGTCGAGGCAGGCTTATGGAAGGCCAGACAAAAGCGCTCACTCCGTCTGCATCCGCCGAGGCCCCGCCGGGTGCGGCGCGGTGAGCTGATCCAGATCGATGGCAGCCCCCATGACTGGTTTGAAGGTCGGGGGCCGCGCTGTTGCCTGATCGCCTTCATCGACGACGCCACCAGCCAGGTGACGTTTGCCCGCTTCGTGCCGGTGGAGAGCACACAGGCCTACCTAGATGTGCTCAAGGCTTACGTGACGACCTACGGCTGCCCGGCGGCGCTCTACAGCGACCGGCATGGCATTTTTACCAAGCACGATCCGGAAGATGGCAAGCCCACCCAGTTCCAACGTGCCACAGCCAGCCTGGGCATGGAGACGATCCAGGCTTTGACCCCACAGGCCAAGGGGCGGGTGGAGCGGCTCTTCCAGACCCTGCAGGATCGCCTCGTCAAAGCCATGCGTCTTGCGGACATTGCCGATATCGAAGCCGCCAATGTCTTCCTGACGGGTTATTTGCCCGAGCACAATGCCCGCTTCGCCGTCGCGCCGCTTGATCCGGCAGATGCCCACCAGTCCTATGAAGGCGAGGCCAGCGAACTCGCCCGCATTTGTGCCATCCAACACACCCGCACCCTGTCCAAAGACCTGGTGCTGTCTTTCCGACGGCAACGCTACATCGTGCAAACGAACGGCGCACCCCGTTATGCCCTGCGGGGGAAGAGAATCACGGTGGTCGAGTATGGCGACGGGCGGGTGGAACTGCTTGCCGGTCAAGAAATCCTGCCCTACAAGGTATTCGATCCCGCCCAGGACGTCTTCACAGCCGTCGATGACAAGACCCTCAATGCACGGGTGGATGCCATCCTCAAGACACGCCAGCCCAAAGAGAAAGGGCGGCCCGGTCCCGATCACCCTTGGCGACGCGCCTTCGCAACCCCTGCCCCGGGCGACAAAACATCCGCGCCCAACCGGACATCTCTATTTTGCCCAGAACCGGACATTTCTACTTTGCCTTGA
- a CDS encoding methyl-accepting chemotaxis protein, which translates to MNSQETVIKQAASFLLEILESRADTSPSEEQKIPSALQEILNPVVQRINKMREAEGKAHQTAESLRNVTVQVDHSAEEIEASAQGMSIASKKTAAVIQRNEQIVRDLQQKLQEIGSTLQEIEKISYQTNLLALNAAIEAARAGEHGRGFAVVADEVRNLSNRVRASAEDIHSGVSGLLSRGKEIAQHNDELQAHAGQVLSFVESLQDKAHGMRIMTTLMQFDATKETHRHFVDVAMAESEKGAAAITPKELPLPSDYHSCRLGKWYDGVGRQNFGRLAEFAQLEQPHRAIHELSVALLEAARQGDTFAVEPLRLQLTGARQTFLEQLTILEDAIRALA; encoded by the coding sequence ATGAATTCGCAGGAAACCGTGATCAAGCAAGCTGCTTCCTTTTTACTCGAGATACTGGAAAGCCGAGCAGATACCAGCCCCAGTGAGGAGCAAAAAATTCCGTCCGCTCTGCAGGAGATCCTGAATCCTGTTGTGCAACGTATTAACAAGATGCGCGAGGCGGAGGGGAAGGCGCACCAGACTGCGGAATCGTTGCGCAATGTCACGGTACAAGTGGATCACTCTGCCGAGGAGATCGAGGCATCAGCTCAAGGAATGTCTATCGCCTCCAAGAAGACTGCTGCAGTGATTCAGAGGAACGAACAGATAGTTCGTGATTTACAGCAGAAGTTGCAGGAGATTGGATCCACTCTCCAGGAGATCGAGAAGATTTCCTACCAAACCAACTTATTGGCCCTGAATGCGGCTATTGAGGCAGCACGGGCTGGGGAGCATGGGCGAGGATTTGCCGTAGTAGCAGATGAGGTGCGAAATCTGTCGAACCGGGTCCGCGCGTCTGCCGAGGATATCCATTCAGGGGTTTCTGGTTTGTTGTCGAGAGGAAAGGAGATTGCCCAGCACAATGATGAATTGCAGGCGCACGCAGGGCAGGTACTATCCTTTGTGGAGTCATTGCAAGATAAGGCTCATGGCATGCGGATCATGACGACCCTGATGCAATTCGATGCAACGAAGGAGACGCACAGGCACTTTGTTGATGTGGCGATGGCCGAATCTGAGAAAGGCGCCGCTGCCATTACGCCAAAAGAGTTGCCTCTGCCATCGGACTATCATTCATGTCGGCTAGGGAAGTGGTATGACGGGGTTGGAAGACAAAATTTCGGGCGATTAGCCGAATTCGCCCAACTCGAACAACCCCATCGGGCAATACATGAGCTGTCGGTTGCGTTGTTGGAGGCCGCGCGTCAGGGAGATACCTTTGCTGTGGAACCTCTCCGATTGCAGTTGACCGGCGCTCGTCAGACGTTTCTGGAACAGCTCACAATACTGGAAGACGCAATTCGCGCCCTCGCGTGA
- a CDS encoding ubiquinol oxidase subunit II, producing MDPQGLIAKTSYHYFLLDVGIMLLIVVPTAALAIWAMIRYRKGGKGTYQPKWAHSWTIEAIVWGIPLITVGVLSYLSVKAIYAVNPYNPGAISQAQKKAGGDPLEVDVIATDWRWLFIYPKQHIATTNELVVPKGIPVRFRLTSTSVVNDFIIPQLVGMIDVMPGMRTKQALVSDHIGSYVGFSADYSGAGLSWMHFTTKVVSKHQFSSWVSTIQTDPQKLTLNGFNRFARPYIPVGEKSQPKFGEVQQGLFDLVVNEVMKGKTWKTPMDMTENMVAYLNNQNELQKEGYY from the coding sequence ATGGATCCGCAGGGGCTTATTGCCAAAACTTCTTATCATTACTTTTTGCTAGACGTTGGGATCATGCTACTCATCGTAGTCCCAACTGCCGCATTGGCCATCTGGGCTATGATTCGATACCGCAAGGGAGGGAAGGGTACCTACCAACCAAAGTGGGCACATTCGTGGACTATAGAGGCCATAGTCTGGGGCATTCCTTTAATAACGGTTGGTGTCCTCTCTTATCTCTCCGTGAAGGCTATCTATGCCGTAAACCCATACAATCCAGGCGCTATTTCACAGGCACAGAAAAAGGCTGGTGGGGATCCGTTGGAAGTTGATGTGATTGCCACAGATTGGCGTTGGTTGTTTATCTATCCGAAACAACATATCGCTACGACCAATGAACTCGTCGTTCCAAAGGGTATACCTGTACGGTTTCGCCTGACATCTACATCGGTTGTTAATGACTTCATTATTCCTCAACTTGTCGGGATGATCGATGTCATGCCAGGTATGAGAACTAAGCAAGCACTGGTTTCCGACCATATAGGGTCATATGTCGGTTTCTCGGCTGACTACAGTGGCGCAGGGTTGTCCTGGATGCACTTCACCACAAAAGTAGTGAGTAAACACCAGTTCAGCAGCTGGGTATCGACCATTCAAACTGATCCGCAAAAACTGACATTGAATGGATTCAATCGGTTTGCAAGACCATACATCCCAGTAGGCGAGAAGTCGCAGCCAAAATTTGGCGAGGTCCAGCAAGGACTATTCGATCTCGTGGTTAACGAAGTTATGAAAGGAAAAACCTGGAAAACTCCAATGGATATGACCGAAAACATGGTTGCCTATCTTAACAACCAGAACGAGTTGCAAAAAGAGGGGTATTACTGA
- a CDS encoding PilZ domain-containing protein, whose product MSLTFDNTELGMVLPLREQRNLTEYFEVLLPEFQELATSDPQQSPICTHSDGYALVLTSDPADSGESFQYVGCNLQDATLRLQPRTLLFREPTPNMILMLLAIGKTVYMGFSRWNKTEAGILHFKHPNHLYARELRGDKRVQLENGNAIIRRLDGRQLSCRIHDFSPSGASFLVGEDFAPGEPLMITFKIPDCGTCETAATVVRQAPLSAEGRYRNLIGVSLSLTQEQRQKAEQLYLCKKGAHIKSIVDSSRSSIG is encoded by the coding sequence GTGAGCCTGACCTTCGACAATACCGAGCTCGGGATGGTACTTCCCCTCCGGGAACAACGGAATCTCACGGAATATTTTGAAGTGCTGCTTCCCGAGTTTCAGGAACTGGCTACGTCGGATCCCCAACAATCGCCCATTTGTACCCACTCTGACGGATATGCCTTGGTGCTTACTTCAGATCCTGCGGATTCTGGGGAGTCTTTCCAGTACGTTGGCTGTAATCTCCAGGACGCTACATTGCGCCTGCAACCGAGGACACTCCTGTTCCGCGAGCCCACGCCAAATATGATTTTGATGCTCTTGGCCATCGGGAAGACAGTCTACATGGGATTTTCTCGATGGAACAAAACGGAAGCCGGGATATTGCATTTCAAACATCCAAACCATCTCTACGCCAGAGAACTGCGCGGGGACAAGCGAGTCCAGTTAGAGAACGGAAACGCCATCATTCGTCGTCTGGATGGACGGCAGCTTTCGTGTCGGATTCATGATTTCAGTCCATCTGGGGCGAGTTTTCTGGTAGGCGAGGATTTCGCGCCGGGAGAACCGTTAATGATCACTTTTAAGATCCCCGACTGCGGGACCTGCGAGACTGCTGCAACGGTGGTGCGTCAAGCCCCGCTTTCTGCGGAAGGTCGCTATCGTAACTTGATCGGCGTGAGCCTGAGTTTGACACAGGAACAGCGCCAGAAGGCGGAACAGCTATATCTCTGCAAGAAAGGGGCACATATCAAAAGCATTGTGGATTCATCCCGTTCCAGTATTGGCTAA
- a CDS encoding DUF2813 domain-containing protein, producing MRLIEVKIEKFRGVHSLHLPLDRLTVLIGENNAGKSTVLEAIRLVLTRGFGVRRGGQFTEYDFHLKDADTTPQTADLISITLHFAEEQEGDWPDTVVQQMNEVIQLDTTGLNHIWLQAKGAYQSEFGSFETKWAFLNSSGTELVLRNATPLNLISRFVPLFFLSALRDASQEFGQRGQFWSGFLKSIQLPDDKREKIEEMLREVNTSRFFDVSCG from the coding sequence ATGAGACTTATTGAAGTCAAAATAGAAAAATTCCGAGGCGTCCACTCGCTTCATCTGCCCCTTGACCGCTTGACGGTGCTCATCGGCGAAAACAATGCCGGCAAGTCAACCGTACTGGAGGCTATCCGGCTCGTTCTAACGCGCGGTTTCGGCGTCCGGCGCGGTGGCCAATTCACCGAATACGATTTCCATCTAAAAGACGCCGATACCACACCGCAAACAGCGGACCTAATCTCGATTACTCTACATTTCGCCGAGGAACAAGAAGGGGACTGGCCCGATACGGTGGTCCAACAGATGAACGAAGTGATTCAGTTGGATACAACCGGGCTGAATCACATCTGGTTGCAGGCCAAAGGAGCCTACCAGTCGGAATTTGGATCGTTTGAAACGAAATGGGCCTTTCTCAATTCCAGCGGCACGGAATTGGTTCTCAGGAACGCGACGCCTCTCAATCTGATTTCCCGGTTTGTGCCGCTCTTTTTCCTTTCGGCGCTTCGCGACGCCTCTCAGGAGTTTGGGCAACGCGGCCAGTTCTGGAGCGGTTTCCTGAAATCCATCCAACTCCCTGACGACAAGCGCGAAAAGATCGAGGAAATGCTCCGGGAGGTCAATACATCGAGGTTCTTCGATGTTTCATGTGGGTAG